The Drosophila suzukii chromosome X, CBGP_Dsuzu_IsoJpt1.0, whole genome shotgun sequence DNA window atgttgactgaaatgtattagtctcaatacctatcggttgacccaaaaaaaagtttgccccGCCCACTCAAATGCCCATATCGATTAAATCAGTccaccgcccacataaccataaattgagatcgcgggtaggtggcgcatttcaatctcgctttgctgcttgcatatttccatttccctttggtccctttagctgagtaacgggtatctaatagtcgaggtactaGACTAGAGCAAATGGTTTTTGTGTGCATGGtgtgtttaatttatttgacCAGAAAAAAAACGGAACGTAGGTTACATATAATTTAAATGGTGGCCGGAAGACGATGGAGGTAGTTGTATAGAAATCACGTAAGATGCTTTTACTGCAGCAGGGATGCGTAGGATGGCTGGGTGATCTTCGGCTGGTTGGGAGTCTCTTCCGGAGCTGGGGTTCCGGGTGGATGATTGGGTCTCGGAGCGGCTGGCGATGACACCCTCGACCCGGGGTTACTTGAAGTGGTCGGCCGTGGCTTGTTAACCATATTGGCTGCAAAATTCTGTCGAGGATCGGGGCTGGGGGCGGTGACGGGAGCAGGAACTGGAACGGGTACGGGGGCGGGAGCAGCCCTCATTTGTTGGTTCATCTCGCCATTGGCGGCATTGACTCGTCCAGCTGCGCCGTCCATTGGCGGCATCCTGTTGATCTCAGGGTTTTGGCCATTCGGATGGAAGTTAGGTATCGCGTTGGGATTGTGGCAAGGACTCATGCGGTTGGGCGGCGGGATGTTCATTGGTGTTCCCTGTTGCATATTGGGTTGGGGGATACCCTGGGGCATTCCTTGATGCATTCCCTGGGGCATTCCCTGGGGCATTCCCTGAGGCATTCCTTGAGGGATTCCTTGTGGCATTAGTTGTTGCATTACTTGCGGCATTATTTGTTGCATTACTTGTGCGTAGCTGCTCTCCTCGCTTCCCTGGCGACCCGAATCAGCATTCCCGATCTGCGAGCGGGGACTAGAGTTCTCGGTGGCGGAGGACTCCGTGGGCGACGAGTCCGAAGCTTCCTGCCTGGCGGTGGTGCTTGTTCCATCGGCCACATTGCCACCCTGCGATCCGAGATTGAATCTGTAGCGTGTAACGTTCGAATGAAGTGTTTTGAATCGAAGGATCTGTACTTGCGGGGCACGCTTTAGGGTCCGGCACTAACTCGTCGGCTTTGGGGGTGTTGTTCTTGCTTTATACTGACCCTGACACCATCTACACATTATTATTAACAGACCAAGAATTGAGCGTGCTTGCGACAAAATTATAAGTTAGTTAACTAAACCggaagaaatataaataaattcggAAAGAATTAAAAGACTCAAGAAAAGAAGAGAAAAGAAAGAGAGAAATCTTAATGCAGCGAAGACACGGATGTTATTGTGCTCGCATGTTGCCCACCCTACCTATGATCACCTGCCGCAAGAGCATGACTCTGGTGACCCCTTTTGTACCCTACGCCCGAGGAAACATCAGCGGAGTTCAGTAAATTTTGGAATTTAAGCttccatttttataataaattcaagGAAAGAAAACATAATTAACAGTAATTCAGTAATAGTAATTCATGATAAAGTaataggtataaaaatagtaataatgtttaaacaatgGTATATAATCTTAATTAAGAGAGCATATATATACGGTTTTTGTAAGATAAAGGCGGTTGTTTCAAAGTTTAGAATTTCAATTCGTTTCAGGGTGagatattaatttaatttgtttggtttaatataattaggattaataaaatatttttttgataaaatttaaaattaaaattcaagtTAATTCTCTTTAAGTACTTAATATTTGTTGGATAATATTTTCGTTAATTTAATGCTTCGTTAGATTCGGGAttcgtttattattatttttggacgttcaaataaaagtttggtttACTTTTCAAAAGATAAATGTGGatatagaaaataaacatttagTTTTCAAACTCACGGCAACTTTTCCATCGGCGAAAGATCGATCTCCCGACGCAGGTGTGCTGGAAAAAGATTATGGCGTTTTGCACCATAGGGTTAAAGTGAactaagaatatattttgaaaacaatttaaaaagaaacttTCTTGCCATTATGTCCCGATTCTTTAGAGGCacaaaattgttatttaagtttaggtagtatctacaataaactaattaagatCCGCTCCattatatttcaaaatttcCCTAGATATTTTCCCCCATGGGGTTCACTGTGGTTGCAGGTTAAATATGCTCGCAATTGGGGCAAAAGATTGGGTTGATCGCCAGAGATAATACAAAGAAATAGCAGAGGGTTAAACCCCGTTAAAATTTTCGCCTATGTGCATTGGGGTAAGGCTGCTGCCGCGGTGTAGCTGCGTAAGTGTGCGCCGAAAGCTTACACGTCCATGTGCATAAGTAGCGGCTCGTAAATGCGCGCATGTGCAAAAGGGTTAGCTGCGCATGCTTGTTCGTTGGTGCAGGGTTAGGTACACATGACGTTTATGGGGGTGCTCCACGGTGCAGGCGCCGGATTTCGGTGGTACCAGGTTATGTACGCTTGTAGCTAGGGGGTGCTCCTCGGTACGTGCACGTGGGTTTCCGTTGGTGATACCTGGTTTACATGCTCCTCGTCTCGACGACCTTACATACTGCTAACTGGGCACAACCTGACGATTGGGGAACGGTTACagcaaataccaaaaaaatacacTGTTCTCGAGAATATCTACCTTACGATTGTGCCCCGAAAACGTCTTGGGGGTTTTGGGATTTTTTCCCGGGCCGTTGCCGGTAGAAATCTCGCCAATCCAACCACAAAAATACTATAACTTGCTGCTGGCCTGCTGGCCGGAACACTTTCGTAGCCGGGACGACTCTAAGTTTTTCCTCTTCAGCTGCCTGAGACACGGGCGGGGGTTAGACGCAGAAAGAAAACCAATTCGCCGGGAAACTTACTCGATCTAAGCTTTGGCGGGtgtctttatttaaatttttcactATCGAATTGCAATACTTGCGAGATGCACGCGTACCCGAGTTAAAGTTTCGAACTTGTTTGGGACTGGGGACTTAAATTTTTTAGTGCATGTGCACTCTACGACTGCTCGATTGAAAAGAAATAGAACGGAACCGGGTAATGTTGGTCTAGGCTGCCAGCGGAAATGCATCGCAGCCGGTAATCACAACATGTTGGTAATTAAGCTTTCCAGAGCTCCCCTGGTGCAGCTGATCATGCCAGCCGTGGACAGTTGGTgttcccaaaaaaaatactaagtaAGCTGGGCTTACTAACATCTGTGGTTTGAAACCAAGCATAATAGCGCTACCCTAGTACAGCTGATTACTATCGGTCAGTTGTCAtctcaaaaaaaatactaaaccgGGCTTACTAATATTTGTGGTTTGAAACTAAGCTAAGCTCAAAAAAAAcctaaacaaaaaatatttttcttggcCGAACTAAAAGGAAAAATTTCGTTGCTTCAGTCGCCGCTACAAAGCCCCCCCGAAAAATCAGGCTAGGGTATGATGCCCTAGACTGATAACGACTGAAGGCACGTTACTGGCGGATATCTTTCGCCTAATAAACGTCCTTGTAAGTCTTCTAGTTCGTAATAAGCATTTCCCAGCTTCTTCCGAACCCTCGCTTTCACAAAAGAAGGACCGAACTTGGCATTATAGCCTGTCTGAAAACAGCTTTGTTTAAAATTTCGGCGAAATACTTCTTGCCCTTCGGCAAAGGACACGATTCGAGATCGAAGATTATACCGCTTTTCATTCTCATCGTGCTTTTCCTGCATTCGCCGACACGCTTTATCACGAACGATGTCAAAAGAATCTTCCCGATTAAATTTTAAGGATCGATCatctaataaatttaatttccttaacaACGAATAAGTTGAACCGGAGGTAATCATGTGCTGGCCGAAAACCATGTAGTATGGAGAGGTACCTATACTAGCATGAACCGATGATCTCAAAGCACAACATATCCTACCGAGATACTCGTCCCAGTCCTTCTGATCAGGACGCAAATAATCCCTAATTGCAGAGATTACAGAACGATTTACGCGCTCAGACGCGTTAGCCTGGGGTGAATGCACTGCAGTCAGTGTGTGCGTAACCCCGTACTGTTGCATAAGCTTCTGAAAAGCATGAGAGCGAAATTGCGAGCCGTTGTCGGACAACACCGCTTCTGGAGCTCCATACGCCATAAACAACTCCCCTTCAAGGTATTTTATAACGACACTAGTATCAATCTTGCGAACTGCTTTTAGAAACACATACTTGGAAAAATGATCTAAAACGATAAAAATACCAATGTTCCCACTTCTTGACCTAGGATAAGGTCCAAGGAAGTCAATAAAAAGACGTTGGAAAAATCGCTGACTTTCAGGGGCTTTTCCTAAGGGAGGACGTAGTACGAAATTCGGAGCTTTTGTGGTTTTACACACTTCACAGGCATTTATATAAGTCTTTATATCCGACACAAGGCCAGGCCAGAAATAGTATCGCCTAACTCTCTCAATCGTTTTGTGCATGCCACAGTGTGACGACAAAGGGCTATCGTGCGCTCGCGAAACGATTTCGGGCACTAATTCTCTGGGTATCCACAGTTTCCACGCATACTCATCGTGAACTTGCTCTCCTGTCAAGTGTTCGGTTTTGCGATAAACGTAACCGCTGTCGGTCTTAAGATCGGCAAAACTAGCTTGGTTTGCCGCTACTTTCTCTACAAGATCAACATACCCAGCGGACTTAAAATGTTCCGAACTAAGATCAACGAGCAACCCTTCACGCAAGTCTAAGGCGGCTACTGTATCCTCGTTAACGCGAGACAGTGAATCGGGAACTATGTTAAGGGATCCCTTACGATGCTCAATATCGAAACTATACCTTTGCAACGCTAATGCCCATCGAGCTAAGCGAGAATTTAGGTCATGATTAGACATTAACCACTTCAAAGATGCGTGGTCGGttatgattttaaatttatgtccTTCCACATAGGCCCTAAAATTTTTAAGAGCTACAATCGCTGCTAGGCATTCTTGTTCAGTGACCGTATAGTTACGCTGAGCCTTGTTCAATTTCTCCTTCCTTCTCCTTCCTCAGAGACTTGTACTAAAACTGCACCTACACCGGTTTTACTTGCATCGCAATGTATCGCAAAGGGTTTAGAAAAATCGGGGCTACATAAAACCGGAGCCTCACTGAGACACCGTTTTAACTGTTCAAAAGCTTTAATTGCCTCATCAGTCAAACTAAACCTCCTTTTCGTGGTCATCAAATCAGTCAGAGGAGCGGATAGTGATGCAAAATTTGGAACAAACTTGCGGTACCACCCACACAAACCCATAAAACTTCTCAAGCTGCGCAAAGTCCTAGGTAGCGGAAAATTCGTGATGGCAGTCACCTTTTCAGGATCGGTGCGTATTCCACCGTCACCTATTATATGGCCTAAATAGCGCACACGCAGCATGCAGAAGTGACTTTTGCCAATGTTGATTGTCAAACCGGCACGCCTCATGTGAAGAGCTACCTCTCTAAGTACATCTAGATGCCTTTCAAATCTTGCAGAAATTACCAATAAGTCGTCTAAGTAAATGAACACCTCGTTCCTGAGATGAGCCGGGACGACCTTGTCCATCAACCGCGACATTGTGCTCGTGGCATTGCACAGCCCGAACGGCATGACTTTAAATTGATAGAGGGGTCTACCAGGTACTGTGAAGGCCGTCTTGTCTCGAGATGCAACATCTAAAGGCACCTGCCAATAAGCATCCTTAAGATCGAGACTAGATATGTACTCTGCCTTTGGCAAACGGCTTAAAATGCCACTAATTTGGGTAAGTGGGTATGCATCCTTTTCGGTGAAACTGTTTACCTTACGACAATCCAGACAAATTCTAACTTTTCCAGGTTTTGTTACCATTACGATTGGAGAAGACCAAGCACTTTCTGACTCCTCTATCACCCCCAATTGTATCATTCTATCGATCTCGGCGTACATAGCCTTTTCTACTGCGGGAGAAACAGGGAAATGACGTTGTTTTATTGGTTTAGCCATACCCACATCGATCGAATGCTCAATTAAATTGGTCTTGCCGAGACCTTCTTGAGTAAACGAGGGAAAACAACTGATTACGTTTATTAGTTTGGCTCTCTCAGCCTCGGACAAATCATGTTGATCGGTTTCGACCTTTCCGTTACTTTCCGTTACAGATTCTAGCTcggaaatatttaaacattttggaAGCAGATCGAACAACCTCCAGAAATCTATTCCCAAATACAAATCTTGCTTCAGTGAGGGTATTATGTAAATCGTCAATGGATTTTTGACGTTATTATATTCAACATCCAATTTTAATCGTCCTACTATCGGTTGAGATCTTCCATCTGCAGTAGCTGCATTAGCTGTTATCGTTTTGTAATCGTACTTGTCTAATACTTCACAAGCTAACTGTCCTCCAACACAACTAATCGCTGCGCCAGAATCTAATAATCCATAAACGGTACGATTGAGAAGACGAATTGGCAAGAATGGGCGAGGATCCTTAGGCCTTTCAATAAGAGAGCTGAGGTACGCTACACCGAGTTTACATTTCCTAACATTCTTCCAAAATTCCTTTATTCGCTTCGAACTACGAGATTTAAGCTGTTCCAACTCAGGTGTGTGGTCAATGGTCGTGATAGCCACGGTTTTTATTTCTGGGATTTTGCTGTGTAGCAAAGGACTAGCAGATAATTTTTGTTCGTCAGGGAGGGTGAGTGACACAACTGTGGCTGCGTCATCTATTTGTCGGTCATTGTTGCTTGACTTCGAACGGTGATCGAAGCCTTCTGTCTGAATGGCGACTTCGACATGCCGGTTTTGTAGTTTTTTGAACACTTACTACAATTCGGTTTGTATGTGTTGGCTGTTCCACAGCCGTAACAAAAGATTCGTCTCTCAGATACACAGTCCTGATATCGGTGCCCTTCCTTGCGACAGTTCCAACATAACAGAGAAAAAGCCTCGATATCTACCTCATTTTCGGATTCTATTTCTGTTTCCATGTTTTCTTGTTCTTTATTGAGCTCGGAGACTTCCCGCTTGAATAGAGACCCTCGAGCGTATCCTGAATATCGTTTAATATCGGCCAAAGTCTTCACGTCGACGACAAATCTCTCTTAGTTCCGAAACTGATCTAATCTCGATATTTAAAAGTTCATGTCTAATTTCGGGATGTAGGTTGTTCTTGAGGACCCGTACTAATTTATGCGGCGTCCATGGAACTTCTAGCTGATCAACTAGTCCTGATATAGTCTCATAAAAGCAATCGAAAGTTTCATTCGGCTTTTGCTTAGTGTTCCTTATCAGTTCCTCTATATCCCCATCATCCCTACTTGGTCTAAACTGTTGACGTAAGGCTGCACAAAATGCATCCCAGACAACTTCGCCGTGTGCTTTGTGATATCGCCAATAAAACTCGTTGGCTTTCCCTTCAAAAAGCACGCTTGCATTTTTACAAAGTACAGTGAAATTTCCTTCTAACGTTTCCTTTGTGAGTGTCTCTACTCTGTATATAAAATTGTCGACAGACACCCCTACTCcagaatatttaattttccatccATTAAGTATATGCACAACTTTATCCGGTCGGTTCAGCAAATCAGACGTGGTGCATCTTTGATAACCTGGAGAGACCGTAAGAAGCCGGGAATTTTCCAGTGGTTCATTCGTTAAATCGGACTGACTATCCATACTTTCTATGCCTCGAGCAGCAGGTTGTTGAATATTACCATTGCTACTAATTTGCGACGCCAAAGCACTTGTTATACTGTCTGTCAATGAACTTTGAATCAATTCTGTCACTTTTTCCGAAAGGGTAGTGAGTAGTCTCCGCTCCATGGCAAGTAAAGTCATAGCGTTAGCGGTTATGAAGCCCGCCGCATTATTACTGGAATTTGTATTAACTCCTGATGTGGAGGGTCCCTCATCCGTTGCTGATTTATCACTACTCTCTAAAGGCTGCTTACTTTTTGATCGACTGCGAGTTTGTAGCCCTGAACTATCAAGTGGCTTACCGACTGCAGGCCTACAAGCTGATTTGCATACTGGACATTGTGCGCTTTTCTTAAAATGCGCTTCTATGCACTTCCTGTGAAATTCATGTTGACACGAGGCTATGAAAATTTCGGCGACGGTAATATCGGATTTACATATCGGACAAATTGTAGCTGGGCCACCTTCTGTCCCCTTATTCGGCGATCGGTCCACACCCATAATGCACACCAACAAAAATATTCTCAGgacaattttcaaaaaaaaaaaaaattcttgcGCCAACGTTAACCAACTACAACCAAAGTTTTAACCAAGTAAGAGGGTTTATGTTtctataaacaaaaattgttaaacaaaaaaagaaaaatgtatatacGGAAACGATATTAGTTGTTTctataaacaaaattttaagccccaaaaaaatatatatacggCAAAAGATATTAACTGAACTCCTTGCTAGATGTCCTACGAGTCGAGggtgttttatttattttaagtttctcggaaattatttaaattacaGAAATAAAAGATTGTTTAggctttataaaaaaaaaccttttctAATAATGCAAAAGGAGGGAAGTAGTTACTTTCTTATTTCGGACAGCGGACAGCGATCTGTTCAAAACATATTCGCATGTATTCCAGCCTATGAAAAGGGAATATAATACTTCAGGAAAATGATAAATAAAAGATTGCCACTAACTATTTGAGGATACGGAACTGCTTTCAAGTGAT harbors:
- the LOC118878258 gene encoding tyrosine-protein phosphatase non-receptor type 23-like yields the protein MSRLMDKVVPAHLRNEVFIYLDDLLGGNVADGTSTTARQEASDSSPTESSATENSSPRSQIGNADSGRQGSEESSYAQVMQQIMPQVMQQLMPQGIPQGMPQGMPQGMPQGMHQGMPQGIPQPNMQQGTPMNIPPPNRMSPCHNPNAIPNFHPNGQNPEINRMPPMDGAAGRVNAANGEMNQQMRAAPAPVPVPVPAPVTAPSPDPRQNFAANMVNKPRPTTSSNPGSRVSSPAAPRPNHPPGTPAPEETPNQPKITQPSYASLLQ